A window of the Eulemur rufifrons isolate Redbay chromosome 6, OSU_ERuf_1, whole genome shotgun sequence genome harbors these coding sequences:
- the LOC138384838 gene encoding olfactory receptor 51G2-like — MSVFNSSALYPRFLLTGFSGLESSYGLISLPIFLVYATSIAGNITILFIIRTESSLHQPMYYFLSMLALTDLGLSTTTLPTMFSVFWFHAREIPFNACLVQMYFIRVFSIIESAVLLAMAFDRFVAIREPLRYATILTDDVIIGIGLAIAGRALALVFPASFLLKRLQYRAVNILSYPFCLHQDLIKTTVSSRRVSSIYGLMVVICSMGLDSVLLLLSYVLILGTVLSIASKAERVKALNTCISHICAVLTFYTPMIGLSMIRRYGQNASPIVHVLMANVYLLVPPLMNPIVYSVKTKQIRDRILKKFKKHNLGEKDSKT; from the coding sequence ATGTCTGTCTTCAATAGTTCTGCCTTATACCCTCGCTTCCTCCTGACAGGCTTCTCAGGCCTTGAAAGCAGCTATGGCTTGATTTCCCTCCCCATCTTCTTGGTTTATGCCACCTCGATTGCAGGGAACATTACTATCCTCTTCATTATCAGAACCGAGTCTTCTCTCCATCAACCAATGTACTACTTCCTGTCAATGCTGGCACTCACTGACCTGGGCCTGTCAACCACGACCTTGCCTACCATGTTCAGTGTCTTCTGGTTCCATGCCCGGGAGATTCCGTTCAATGCTTGTCTGGTCCAGATGTACTTCATTCGTGTTTTCTCAATCATTGAGTCTGCTGTTCTGTTAGCCATGGCCTTTGACCGCTTTGTAGCAATCCGAGAACCCCTGCGCTACGCAACCATTCTAACCGATGACGTAATCATTGGAATTGGGTTGGCGATTGCTGGGAGGGCCTTGGCTCTGGTCTTTCCAGCTTCCTTCCTCCTGAAGAGGCTTCAATATCGTGCTGTCAATATTCTCTCCTACCCCTTTTGCTTGCACCAGGACCTCATAAAGACAACTGTATCCAGCCGTAGGGTCAGTAGCATCTATGGCCTTATGGTGGTCATCTGTTCCATGGGACTTGATTCAGTACTTCTCCTTCTGTCCTACGTTCTCATCCTGGGCACAGTGTTGAGTATAGCCTCCAAGGCCGAGAGAGTGAAAGCCCTCAATACTTGCATCTCTCACATCTGTGCTGTGCTCACCTTCTATACTCCAATGATTGGGTTATCTATGATCCGTCGCTATGGGCAGAACGCTTCTCCAATTGTCCACGTGCTCATGGCCAATGTCTACTTGCTGGTTCCACCTCTCATGAACCCTATTGTCTACAGTGTTAAGACCAAGCAGATTCGTGACAGAATCCTCAAGAAATTCAAGAAACATAATTTAGGTGAAAAAGACTCTAAAACATAA